From Cystobacter fuscus DSM 2262:
TCCCGCTTCAGGGGAACACCGCCCGCTGGCGCTCCCGGTAGAACCGCTCCAGCCCCGCGCGGAACTCCTCCGCCCGCGAGGCATCCGCCAGGTGGAAGCGCATCACCCGCCGCTCCCAGTCGATGCCCAGCAGCACCGAGCCCGGTGACATGCTCGCCAGCAGCGCCGACACCCGCGCCCCTCCGTCCGTGCGCTCCCCCAACGCCACCTCCACCTCCCCCTGCCGCTCTCCCGGCCGGGGCCCGAGCATCAGCCACCCCATGCTCCAGGTGCCCCGCACCACGTCCACCAGCACCGCGCCCACCAGCACCCCGAAGGCCCACAGCCGCCTCGGCCCCACCGCCCCCGGCGCGCGCCCGTCCAGCAGCCAGCGCCCGCTCCACGCGAGCAGCCCCGCCGACACCACGCCCCCCAGCGCCAGATCCGCCACCGTCACGTGGCCCACCATCAACACGAACACCCCGGTGAGCAGCACCCAGGGCATGACCCAGCCCCTCATGGCCCCCCTCCCCCCGCGAGCGCCCCGGCCACCCGGGCACTCACCGCGAGCAGCGGCTCGGGCCACACCCCCACCCCCACCCCCACCAACGCCAGCGCCAGCACCACCCCGCTCGCCGCCCGGCCAGGCGCCTCGCGCGTGCGGGCCTCCGCCCAGTACAGGCGCTGGAAGGTGCGCGCGAGCGCCACCAGCGACAACACGCTCGAGAGCACGACGAAGCCCGCCAGCCACCAGCGCTCGCCGAGCAGCGCCGCGCGCAAGAGCTCCGTCTTGGCGAGGAAGCCCAGCGACAGGGGCAGGCCCGCGGAGCTGAAGGCCGCCGCCGCGAAGGCCGCGCGCGAGCGCGTCCCCGGCAACCCCATGGCGAGGAACAACACCGCCTTGTCCAGCGAGCCCGACAGCGCGAGCAGCACCGCCGCCGCCACGCCCGGCCCCGGCCCGAGCCCCAGCGCCGCGAAGAGGTAGCCCGCCTGGGCGATGGACGCGTACGCCAGGGTCTCCGCGGGCACCTGCCGCGCGAGCGCGAGCAGCGAGCCGTAGACGAGGCTCGCTCCGCCCAACACCGCCAGCACCTCGGCGCCATGCGCGAGCGCGTCGCCGAGCACCCCTGGGCCCAGGCGCACCAGCGCGTAGCTGCCGATGTTCACCAGCGCCCCGGCGAAGATGGCGGCGATGGAGGTGCTCACGCCCCGGTACACCGCCGGCGCCCAGAAGTGGAACGGGAAGAGCCCCAGCTTCACCCCGAAGGCGCTGAGCAGCAACGCCCCCGGCACCTCGAGCCGGCGCGTGTGGGGACTGGCCACCCACTCGGCGATGCCGCCCATGTCCAGCGTCCCCGTGGCCTGGTAGAGCATCACCACCGCCGTGAGGAAGAGCACCGAGCCCATGAGGTTCACCACCACGAAGGTGAAGCCCGCGCGCAGCGCCGGGGCCCCCCGGCCGTAGCTCGCCAGCGCGAAGGCCGCGCCCATGGACAGCTCGAAGAAGACGTAGAAGTTGAACGCGTCCGCGGTGAGGAACGCCCCGTTGAGCCCCGCGGCGAGGAAGAGCACCAGCGCCGGAAAGCTGCGCGTGCCGATGCCCTCGAGCAGCTCGCACCCCAGCGCCCCGGCGAGCACCGCGTTGGTCACCACGCAGAAGAGCACCGACAGCGCATCCGCGCGCAGGCGGATGCCCATGCCCACCGGCCACCCTCCGGCGACCACCTCGGGCATGGGGCCGTGCAGGGCCGCGGGCAGCAGGGCGAGGCTCGCGCCGAGCACCCCCACCATCCCCACCACCGCCAGGCCCGCCACGGCCTTCTTGCGCCCGTCCAGGAAGGACAGCACGGCGGCGAGCCCCCACGCGCCCACCAGGGGCAGCACGAGCGGCATCAGCGCTCCTCCGGCTCGGGCGACTCCTGGGTGTGAGACTGCTCCTCCTCCAGCTCGGCGTGCACCACGTCGCGCAAGTCCAACGAGCCGTGCTGCTCGTGCATCCGGTAGACGAACGCCAGCAGCAGCGCCGAGGTGGCGAAGCCGATGACGATGGCGGTGAGCGCCAGGGACTGGGCGAGCGGATCCGTCATCACCGGAGTGGCGCCGTCCCCGTGCAGGGGCTCGCCGCGCTCGGGAAAGCCCGTGGAGAGGATGAAGAGGATGGCCGAGTTGGTGAGCAAGAGCCCCCCCGCGGCCATGCGCACCAGGTCCCGCTTGAGCGTGAGCATCACGCCCACGCCGAAGAGCAGCCCCACCGTGAGGGCCACGGCGGCGTTCACGCGGGGCTCCAGGTCACGGGCGGGAGGAAGGAAGGCGGGTGCATCTCAATCAGTCCCCGGAGTGGAAGGGACCCCGAGGGTAGGAGTCTCCTACGTCCCGGGGAGTCCTCCCCTCATACAGGGGGCGGCGCCCCGGGTGCCCAGCCGCGGATGGAGGCGAGGGCGGGCGCGTCCGTTAGGGAACGTTCTCCCCCACAGTGGGGCAAGCACCACTCAGGGAACCAGCCAGAGCAAGCCCAACCCGAGCACCACCGCCTCGAAAGGCTCGGCGCGCACCGGCACGTCTCCCGCGTGGGTCTCCGTCCGGACAAAACCCTCGGCATCCCTCCGGAAGACCTCCAGCGTGCGCGCGAGCGGATCGATGAGCCACGCATGACTCACGCCCTCGCGGAAGTACACGGGAAGCTTGCGGTGCCGATCCAACCGCGCCGTGGAGGGCGACAGCACCTCGCAAACCCAGTCCGGCGCGAGCGGAACGAAGGGCTCTCGCGCGGAAGGCGGCTGGGGCATGCGCTCGCGGCGCCAGCCCGCCAGGTCCGGCACGAGCACATCCCGCCCCAGGTGCAACTCGGGCTCATCCAAGAACCACCAGCCCCCCGGCCCTCCGCGTCCGAGGGAAAAGGGGCCTCCCAGCTCGACACCCAGCAAGAAGGCGCAGTGCGCATGGCCCACCGCGGGCCGAGGCGAGGCCAAGAGCTCGTCCTCCAGCAACTCGCCCACCCACCCCTCCGGCAGGGCCTCGATATCCGCGTACGTCGCCGGCTTCTTGCCCCGCCCCATCTTCAACCCCTGTCCCATGCGCCGCGCCTCCTGGAGGATTCAACACCCGTGGGGCCGTGCTCTTCCCCACTCCTCCAGTCTACCCGGCCGTCCGACATCCGAGGTCGGGTGGGACGGCTCAGCCCTCGAACATCTCCCGCACGCGCGTGGCGAGCGCGTCCGGATCGAAGGGCTTGGTGATCATCTGCATGCCCGAGTCCAGGTAGCCCGTGCCGAACACCGCGTTCTCCGCGTAGCCCGTCATGAAGAGCACCTTGAGCCCCGGGCGCAGCTCGCGCGCGGCGTCCGCCAGTTGCCGCCCATTGAGCCCCGGCAACCCGATGTCCGTGACGAGCAGGTCAATGCGCTTCTTCGACTGCACCACCTTGAGCCCCTCGGGCCCATCCGCCGCCTCGATCGTCCGGTAGCCCAACTCCCCGAGGATCTCCAGCACCAGCTCGCGCAACAGCGGCTCGTCCTCGACGACGAGCACCGTCTCGCCCTCGGCCCGCGCCGCCACCGGCGCCCCTGCCACCGCCCCCTCCTCGGGCGCCTCGCCCACGAAGCGCGGCAGGAAGAGCGTCACGCTCGTGCCCCGGCCCACCTCGCTGTCGATGCGCACGTGGCCCTCGGACTGCTTGGCGAAGCCGTAGATCATCGACAGCCCCAGGCCCGTGCCCTGGCCCAGCGGCTTGGTGGTGAAGAAGGGCTCGAACGCCCGGGCGATGACATCCGGCGGCATGCCACTGCCCGTGTCCGTCACGCGGATGCGCACGTAGGCGCCCGGCGCCAGGTCCCTCGGCGCCGTGGTGTCGCCCGCCTCCAGCCGGGTGTTCTCCGTCTCCAGCGTCAGCCGCCCCCCGGACGGCATGGCATCTCTCGCGTTGATGACGAGGTTGAGCAGCGCGTTCTCCAGCTGGTGCGGATCGCACAGCGTGTGCCAGAGCCCCTCGGCCGGGCGCACCTCGAGCTGGATGGAGGGGCCGATCGTCCGGCGCATCAGCTCCTCCAGAGACACGATGAGCGCGTGGGCCTCCACGGGCCGGGGCTCGAGCGGCTGGCGCCGCGAGAAGGCGAGCAGCCGGTGGGTGAGCGCCGCGGCGCGGTTGACCGAGGCCATGGCCGAGTTGATGTAGCGCGGGGCCTGATCCACCTGGCCCAGCTCCAGCCGCTTCTGCAGAATCGACAGCGAGCCGAGGATGCCGGACAGCAGGTTGTTGAAGTCGTGCGCGATGCCGCCGGTGAGCTGGCCCACCGCCTCCATCTTCTGGGCGTGGCGCAGG
This genomic window contains:
- a CDS encoding PAS domain-containing hybrid sensor histidine kinase/response regulator; the protein is MGTPMDTAPSMRLAALEAENARLREALAWAEANGTWVGPPGEGIDPSALVRLAPRISWTADAEGRITGLPESWVELTGMECEAALGDGWLRLVHPDDRASVSAAWARAISSTGSFEAEYRMRLTRGHYRWMHTRALPLRGPTGDILRWHGMTEDVHERRAAEDSLRVLNETLETRVAERTHELAAANARLQSEIAERGRAEEALRHAQKMEAVGQLTGGIAHDFNNLLSGILGSLSILQKRLELGQVDQAPRYINSAMASVNRAAALTHRLLAFSRRQPLEPRPVEAHALIVSLEELMRRTIGPSIQLEVRPAEGLWHTLCDPHQLENALLNLVINARDAMPSGGRLTLETENTRLEAGDTTAPRDLAPGAYVRIRVTDTGSGMPPDVIARAFEPFFTTKPLGQGTGLGLSMIYGFAKQSEGHVRIDSEVGRGTSVTLFLPRFVGEAPEEGAVAGAPVAARAEGETVLVVEDEPLLRELVLEILGELGYRTIEAADGPEGLKVVQSKKRIDLLVTDIGLPGLNGRQLADAARELRPGLKVLFMTGYAENAVFGTGYLDSGMQMITKPFDPDALATRVREMFEG
- a CDS encoding complex I subunit 5 family protein, whose translation is MPLVLPLVGAWGLAAVLSFLDGRKKAVAGLAVVGMVGVLGASLALLPAALHGPMPEVVAGGWPVGMGIRLRADALSVLFCVVTNAVLAGALGCELLEGIGTRSFPALVLFLAAGLNGAFLTADAFNFYVFFELSMGAAFALASYGRGAPALRAGFTFVVVNLMGSVLFLTAVVMLYQATGTLDMGGIAEWVASPHTRRLEVPGALLLSAFGVKLGLFPFHFWAPAVYRGVSTSIAAIFAGALVNIGSYALVRLGPGVLGDALAHGAEVLAVLGGASLVYGSLLALARQVPAETLAYASIAQAGYLFAALGLGPGPGVAAAVLLALSGSLDKAVLFLAMGLPGTRSRAAFAAAAFSSAGLPLSLGFLAKTELLRAALLGERWWLAGFVVLSSVLSLVALARTFQRLYWAEARTREAPGRAASGVVLALALVGVGVGVWPEPLLAVSARVAGALAGGGGP
- a CDS encoding Uma2 family endonuclease, which codes for MGQGLKMGRGKKPATYADIEALPEGWVGELLEDELLASPRPAVGHAHCAFLLGVELGGPFSLGRGGPGGWWFLDEPELHLGRDVLVPDLAGWRRERMPQPPSAREPFVPLAPDWVCEVLSPSTARLDRHRKLPVYFREGVSHAWLIDPLARTLEVFRRDAEGFVRTETHAGDVPVRAEPFEAVVLGLGLLWLVP
- a CDS encoding sodium:proton antiporter; amino-acid sequence: MNAAVALTVGLLFGVGVMLTLKRDLVRMAAGGLLLTNSAILFILSTGFPERGEPLHGDGATPVMTDPLAQSLALTAIVIGFATSALLLAFVYRMHEQHGSLDLRDVVHAELEEEQSHTQESPEPEER
- a CDS encoding Na+/H+ antiporter subunit E, producing MRGWVMPWVLLTGVFVLMVGHVTVADLALGGVVSAGLLAWSGRWLLDGRAPGAVGPRRLWAFGVLVGAVLVDVVRGTWSMGWLMLGPRPGERQGEVEVALGERTDGGARVSALLASMSPGSVLLGIDWERRVMRFHLADASRAEEFRAGLERFYRERQRAVFP